One stretch of Qipengyuania gelatinilytica DNA includes these proteins:
- the rpoC gene encoding DNA-directed RNA polymerase subunit beta', whose protein sequence is MNELTKFTNQLAKPETFDEIQIGIASPERIRSWSFGEIKKPETINYRTFKPERDGLFCARIFGPVKDYECLCGKYKRMKYKGVVCEKCGVEVTVTKVRRERMGHIELAAPVAHIWFLKSLPSRIGLLLDMQLKQLERVLYFESYIVTEPGLTALEKNQLLTEDEMLEAQDEYGEDAFSADIGASAVKTMLMDLDLEQEKEDLLEELATTKSKLKPAKIIKRLKVVESFIESGNRPEWMILEVVPVIPPELRPLVPLDGGRFATSDLNDLYRRVINRNNRLKRLMELRAPDIIVRNEKRMLQEAVDALFDNGRRGRVITGANKRPLKSLSDMLKGKQGRFRQNLLGKRVDYSGRSVIVTGPELKLHQCGLPKKMALELFKPFIYARLDAKGLSMTLKQAKKWVEKERKEVWDILDEVIREHPVLLNRAPTLHRLGIQAFEPVLIEGKAIQLHPLVCAAFNADFDGDQMAVHVPLSLEAQLEARVLMMSTNNILSPANGKPIIVPSQDMVLGLYYLSMERQEKNPEFIDGDAKGEKHERLPMFADMAEVHQALEVKSVTLHSKIMARVPQADENGKVEMKRFVTTPGRMLIGECLPKNHKVPFDIVNRLLTKKDIADVIDEVYRHTGQKDTVLFADAIMVLGFRHAFKAGISFGKDDMIIPESKEGMVEETKALVADYEQQYQDGLITQQEKYNKVIDAWSQCGDKVADAMMEEIKSQPIDKDGKEAQINSIYMMSHSGARGSPAQMKQLAGMRGLMAKPSGEIIENPIISNFKEGLNVLEYFNSTHGARKGLADTALKTANSGYLTRRLVDVSQDCVIVEENCKTDNALEMRAIVQGGSVIASLGERILGRTVAEDIVNAATGEVIVKAGTLVDEPMVKVIEEAETQVAKIRSPLVCEAKQGVCATCYGRDLARGTPVNIGEAVGVIAAQSIGEPGTQLTMRTFHIGGAAQLNETSHLEAISDGKVVYRDMPTIVDKKGRILSLARNGELAVIDAEGREREIHKVPYGTVLMHKDGGKVKEGDRLAEWDPFSLPIITETSGVVRFQDLIDGTSMEERVDDATGIAQRVVTEIRTSGRAKKEDLRPRLTLLGEGQTDETDAARYMLAPGTAISVDDGQQVEAGDILARASREAAKTRDITGGLPRVAELFEARVPKDNAIIAKISGKIEFVREYKAKRKIAIVPEEGDPVEYLIPKTKIIDVQEGDFVKKGDTLISGSPNPHDILDVLGIEALAEYLVNEIQEVYRLQGVKINDKHIEVIVRQMLQKVEITNGGDTVLLPGEQVDLEELNETNAKLGRNKEHATGTPILLGITKASLQTRSFISAASFQETTRVLTQASVEGKKDTLVGLKENVIVGRLIPAGTGAGMNRMRVTASSRDAALRAQWKKAQEAIIAANTAEEEHEAELAQGPEAAIGDDPLAAMEGETHGTDADAGDYLNEEAKDGE, encoded by the coding sequence ATGAACGAACTGACCAAATTCACCAACCAGCTCGCGAAGCCCGAAACCTTCGACGAGATCCAGATCGGCATCGCCAGCCCCGAGCGCATCCGCTCGTGGTCCTTCGGCGAAATCAAGAAGCCGGAAACGATCAACTACCGTACGTTCAAGCCTGAACGTGACGGCCTGTTCTGTGCGCGCATCTTCGGTCCGGTGAAGGACTACGAATGCCTGTGCGGCAAGTACAAGCGCATGAAGTACAAGGGCGTCGTCTGCGAAAAGTGCGGCGTCGAAGTCACCGTGACCAAGGTTCGCCGTGAGCGCATGGGCCACATCGAGCTCGCCGCTCCGGTCGCGCACATCTGGTTCCTCAAGTCGCTGCCTTCGCGCATCGGCCTGCTGCTCGACATGCAGCTCAAGCAGCTCGAGCGCGTGCTCTACTTCGAAAGCTATATCGTCACCGAGCCGGGCCTGACCGCTCTGGAAAAGAACCAGCTCCTCACCGAAGACGAGATGCTCGAAGCGCAGGACGAGTATGGCGAAGACGCCTTCTCGGCCGACATCGGCGCATCGGCGGTCAAGACCATGCTCATGGATCTCGACCTCGAGCAGGAAAAGGAAGACCTGCTGGAAGAGCTTGCGACCACCAAGTCGAAGCTCAAGCCCGCCAAGATCATCAAGCGCCTCAAGGTCGTCGAAAGCTTCATCGAATCGGGCAACCGTCCCGAGTGGATGATCCTCGAAGTCGTGCCGGTCATTCCGCCCGAACTGCGCCCGCTCGTCCCGCTGGACGGTGGCCGCTTCGCGACCTCGGACCTCAACGACCTCTACCGTCGTGTGATCAACCGTAACAACCGCCTCAAGCGCCTCATGGAACTGCGCGCGCCGGACATCATCGTCCGCAACGAAAAGCGCATGCTGCAGGAAGCCGTCGACGCGCTGTTCGACAACGGCCGCCGTGGCCGCGTGATCACCGGTGCCAACAAGCGTCCGCTCAAATCGCTGTCCGACATGCTCAAGGGCAAGCAGGGCCGCTTCCGTCAGAACCTGCTCGGTAAGCGCGTCGACTATTCGGGTCGTTCGGTCATCGTGACCGGTCCGGAACTCAAGCTGCACCAGTGCGGCCTGCCCAAGAAGATGGCGCTCGAGCTGTTCAAGCCGTTCATCTACGCCCGCCTCGACGCCAAGGGTCTTTCGATGACCTTGAAGCAGGCGAAGAAGTGGGTCGAGAAGGAGCGCAAGGAAGTCTGGGACATCCTCGACGAAGTCATTCGCGAGCACCCGGTCCTCCTCAACCGCGCACCGACGCTTCACCGCCTCGGCATCCAGGCCTTCGAACCGGTCCTGATCGAGGGTAAGGCGATCCAGCTTCACCCGCTGGTCTGCGCCGCCTTCAACGCCGACTTCGACGGTGACCAGATGGCCGTCCACGTTCCGCTGAGCCTCGAGGCGCAGCTGGAAGCGCGCGTCCTGATGATGTCGACCAACAACATCCTCTCGCCTGCAAACGGCAAGCCGATCATCGTGCCTTCGCAGGACATGGTGCTGGGTCTCTACTACCTGTCGATGGAACGTCAGGAGAAGAACCCCGAGTTCATCGACGGCGATGCCAAGGGCGAAAAGCACGAGCGTCTGCCGATGTTCGCCGACATGGCCGAAGTGCACCAGGCTCTCGAAGTGAAGTCGGTTACGCTTCACTCGAAGATCATGGCGCGCGTCCCGCAGGCCGACGAAAACGGCAAGGTTGAGATGAAGCGTTTCGTCACGACCCCGGGCCGCATGCTGATCGGCGAATGCCTGCCGAAGAACCACAAGGTTCCCTTCGACATCGTCAACCGCCTGCTGACGAAGAAGGACATCGCCGACGTGATCGACGAAGTCTATCGTCACACCGGCCAGAAGGACACGGTGCTGTTCGCCGACGCCATCATGGTGCTGGGCTTCCGCCACGCGTTCAAGGCCGGCATCTCCTTCGGTAAGGATGACATGATCATCCCGGAATCGAAGGAAGGCATGGTCGAAGAAACCAAGGCGCTGGTTGCCGATTACGAGCAGCAGTACCAGGATGGTCTCATCACTCAGCAGGAAAAGTACAACAAGGTCATCGACGCCTGGAGCCAGTGCGGCGACAAGGTTGCCGACGCCATGATGGAAGAGATCAAGTCGCAGCCGATCGACAAGGACGGCAAGGAAGCGCAGATCAACTCGATCTACATGATGTCGCACTCCGGTGCGCGTGGTAGCCCGGCCCAGATGAAACAGCTGGCCGGCATGCGCGGCCTCATGGCCAAGCCGTCGGGCGAGATCATCGAGAACCCGATCATCTCGAACTTCAAGGAAGGCCTGAACGTCCTTGAATACTTCAACTCGACCCACGGCGCACGTAAGGGCCTGGCCGACACGGCACTCAAGACGGCAAACTCGGGTTACCTGACCCGCCGTCTCGTCGACGTGTCGCAGGACTGCGTCATCGTTGAGGAAAACTGCAAGACCGACAATGCGCTCGAAATGCGTGCGATCGTGCAGGGCGGTAGCGTTATCGCCTCGCTCGGTGAGCGTATCCTCGGCCGTACGGTTGCCGAAGACATCGTGAACGCGGCGACCGGTGAAGTCATCGTCAAGGCCGGTACGCTGGTGGACGAACCGATGGTCAAGGTCATCGAGGAAGCGGAAACGCAGGTCGCCAAGATCCGCAGCCCGCTGGTCTGCGAAGCCAAGCAGGGCGTTTGCGCGACCTGCTACGGCCGTGACCTTGCCCGTGGTACTCCGGTGAACATCGGTGAAGCTGTCGGCGTTATCGCCGCTCAGTCGATCGGTGAGCCGGGCACGCAGCTGACCATGCGTACCTTCCACATCGGCGGTGCCGCACAGCTCAACGAAACGAGCCACCTGGAAGCGATTTCGGATGGTAAGGTCGTTTACCGCGACATGCCGACGATCGTCGACAAGAAGGGTCGTATCCTGTCGCTCGCCCGCAACGGCGAACTGGCTGTGATCGACGCCGAAGGCCGTGAGCGCGAGATCCACAAGGTGCCTTACGGTACGGTTCTCATGCACAAGGATGGCGGCAAGGTTAAGGAAGGCGATCGCCTTGCAGAATGGGATCCGTTCTCGCTGCCGATCATCACTGAAACCTCGGGCGTCGTCCGGTTCCAGGACCTCATCGACGGTACGTCGATGGAAGAACGCGTCGACGATGCCACCGGTATCGCCCAGCGTGTGGTCACCGAGATCCGCACCAGCGGCCGTGCCAAGAAGGAAGACCTCCGTCCGCGCCTGACCCTCCTGGGTGAAGGCCAGACCGACGAGACCGATGCCGCGCGCTACATGCTCGCACCGGGCACTGCGATCTCGGTCGACGACGGCCAGCAGGTCGAGGCGGGTGACATCCTCGCCCGTGCTTCGCGTGAAGCCGCCAAGACCCGCGACATCACCGGTGGTCTGCCGCGTGTTGCCGAACTGTTCGAGGCCCGCGTGCCGAAGGACAATGCGATCATCGCCAAGATTTCGGGCAAGATCGAATTCGTCCGCGAATACAAGGCGAAGCGCAAGATCGCGATCGTTCCGGAGGAGGGTGATCCGGTAGAATACCTGATCCCCAAGACCAAGATCATCGACGTCCAGGAAGGCGACTTCGTCAAGAAGGGCGACACGCTGATCTCGGGCTCGCCGAACCCGCACGACATCCTCGATGTCCTCGGGATCGAGGCGCTGGCCGAGTATCTCGTGAACGAGATCCAGGAAGTCTACCGACTGCAGGGCGTGAAGATCAACGACAAGCACATCGAGGTGATCGTTCGCCAGATGCTGCAGAAGGTCGAGATCACCAACGGTGGCGACACCGTGCTGCTGCCGGGCGAACAGGTCGACCTGGAAGAACTCAACGAGACCAATGCGAAGCTCGGCCGGAACAAGGAGCACGCCACCGGCACTCCGATCCTGCTCGGCATCACCAAGGCCTCGCTGCAGACGCGTTCGTTCATCTCGGCTGCGTCGTTCCAGGAAACCACCCGCGTGCTCACCCAGGCTTCGGTCGAGGGCAAGAAGGACACGCTGGTCGGCCTCAAGGAAAACGTCATCGTGGGCCGTCTCATCCCGGCAGGTACCGGCGCGGGCATGAACCGCATGCGCGTGACCGCCTCCAGCCGCGACGCTGCGCTGCGTGCACAGTGGAAGAAGGCCCAAGAAGCGATCATCGCAGCCAACACCGCAGAAGAAGAGCACGAGGCGGAACTCGCCCAGGGCCCGGAAGCTGCGATCGGCGATGATCCGCTGGCAGCCATGGAAGGTGAAACCCACGGCACCGATGCCGATGCGGGTGACTACCTGAACGAAGAGGCGAAGGACGGCGAATAA
- a CDS encoding putative bifunctional diguanylate cyclase/phosphodiesterase, with the protein MQALPADMLEHLLLSRRLRSFTSGATLSLIPALGAILTLAYTFWDAAPKALLLGWAAAQIAQLSVYVFLDRQLDIETAPLEELKRHWRRFVFLQGVGSSIYVVVFPFLAPFAEGLNIAVLGIVGTAVLCGVLLVHRTVPQAATFHVLTMTPSLLLTAWMIGGVAAWPTMLLILSFAFALLMTIRTQDRQFIAAGAAEIERRESTVTVRMLLNDYEEQSSDWLWTVGPRGNLRDVSERLARATGHESGRLEGSPLLDLFMHGEQRDELARHIVERSAFRDLLVKLRINGEMRYWRLSARPRVDGRMSGVARDVTTDKLVEERVAFMAHYDNLTGLANRYLFNERLRGLAGETRSNGASIALFYLDLDDFKAVNDSRGHLVGDRLLREVGTRLEQEIRSEDLVARLGGDEFAVLIETRAGDGLLIERAHRFLSVIRAPYEIDGQSYRISTSVGVARCIDGDCDADELMRRADLALYAAKEKGRDHLALFEPELDRKARERRDIENDLRDALARGQMRLHFQPIIDLDTGTTTGVEALMRWYHPQRGIISPLDFLPVAEETGMITALGEWAIREALAEASKVEGEFRLAINLSPTQVKNPNLVATVAQAIHKHDFAPERVELEITEHVLLDQTDASRSTLMRLRELGVRIALDDFGTGYSSLGYLRSFPFDRIKIDRAFVENVIDDLHSKAIISSITRLADALGMQTTAEGIENREQLDILRKLGVEEAQGFLVGKPMPLEEFELDEENSGLLCLPDPKLSESYLDYRERRESAVKRRGGRAA; encoded by the coding sequence GTGCAGGCCCTGCCTGCCGACATGCTCGAACACCTGCTTCTCTCCCGCAGGTTGCGCAGCTTCACATCCGGCGCCACCCTTTCGCTGATCCCGGCGCTGGGCGCCATCCTGACGCTCGCCTACACGTTCTGGGACGCGGCACCCAAGGCGCTGCTGCTCGGCTGGGCGGCGGCACAGATCGCCCAATTGAGCGTCTATGTTTTTCTCGACCGACAGCTCGACATCGAGACAGCGCCGCTCGAGGAACTGAAACGCCACTGGCGCAGGTTCGTCTTCCTGCAAGGGGTGGGTAGCTCGATCTATGTCGTCGTCTTCCCGTTTCTCGCTCCGTTCGCCGAGGGGCTGAACATCGCAGTCCTCGGTATCGTGGGAACTGCGGTGCTTTGCGGTGTGCTGCTGGTCCACCGCACCGTGCCCCAGGCAGCCACCTTCCACGTCCTGACCATGACGCCCTCCTTGCTGCTGACAGCGTGGATGATCGGCGGGGTGGCAGCATGGCCGACAATGCTTCTCATCCTGTCCTTCGCTTTCGCGCTGTTGATGACGATCCGGACGCAGGATCGCCAGTTCATCGCTGCAGGCGCCGCCGAGATCGAGCGCCGCGAAAGCACGGTGACCGTGCGCATGCTGCTCAATGATTACGAGGAGCAGTCATCGGACTGGCTCTGGACCGTCGGACCGCGCGGCAATTTGCGCGATGTGAGCGAGCGGCTTGCAAGGGCGACAGGCCATGAGTCAGGCCGGCTCGAGGGCTCCCCCTTGCTCGACCTGTTCATGCACGGCGAACAACGTGACGAACTGGCCCGCCATATCGTCGAGCGCAGCGCCTTTCGCGATCTCCTGGTCAAGCTGCGGATCAATGGCGAGATGCGCTACTGGCGTCTTTCCGCCCGGCCTCGCGTCGATGGGCGCATGAGCGGGGTGGCGCGCGACGTCACCACGGACAAGCTGGTCGAAGAGCGCGTTGCCTTCATGGCGCATTATGACAATCTCACCGGGCTCGCCAATCGCTACCTCTTCAACGAAAGGCTGCGCGGCCTTGCCGGCGAAACCCGCTCGAACGGTGCCAGCATTGCGCTGTTCTATCTCGACCTCGACGACTTCAAGGCGGTGAACGATTCCCGCGGCCACCTCGTGGGCGACCGCCTCCTGCGCGAAGTCGGTACGCGACTGGAGCAGGAAATTCGCAGCGAGGACCTGGTCGCGCGCCTCGGCGGTGACGAGTTCGCCGTTCTGATCGAGACGCGTGCGGGCGACGGCCTGCTGATCGAACGCGCGCACCGCTTCCTGTCGGTAATCCGCGCACCCTATGAAATCGACGGGCAGAGCTATCGCATCTCGACCAGCGTCGGCGTTGCCCGTTGTATCGACGGCGATTGCGATGCTGACGAGCTGATGCGCCGTGCCGATCTGGCGCTTTATGCAGCCAAGGAGAAAGGGCGCGACCACCTAGCCCTGTTCGAGCCCGAACTGGACCGCAAGGCACGCGAGCGACGGGATATCGAAAACGATCTTCGCGACGCTCTTGCACGCGGCCAAATGCGTCTGCATTTCCAGCCGATCATCGATCTCGACACGGGCACGACTACCGGGGTCGAGGCGCTTATGCGCTGGTACCACCCGCAGCGCGGCATCATCTCGCCGCTCGATTTCCTGCCCGTTGCCGAGGAAACGGGAATGATCACCGCGCTCGGAGAATGGGCGATCCGCGAAGCACTGGCGGAGGCATCGAAGGTGGAGGGCGAGTTCCGTCTCGCAATCAATCTCTCGCCCACGCAGGTCAAGAACCCGAACCTCGTCGCCACTGTCGCGCAGGCGATACACAAGCACGATTTCGCGCCCGAGCGGGTCGAGCTGGAGATTACGGAGCACGTCCTGCTCGACCAGACGGACGCCAGCCGCTCCACGCTCATGCGCCTTCGCGAACTCGGTGTCCGCATCGCGCTCGACGATTTCGGGACCGGATATTCCTCGCTCGGTTACCTGCGCAGCTTCCCGTTCGACCGCATCAAGATCGATCGCGCCTTTGTCGAGAATGTCATCGACGACCTGCACAGCAAGGCCATCATCTCGAGCATTACCCGCCTTGCGGATGCGCTCGGCATGCAGACGACCGCAGAAGGCATCGAGAATCGCGAACAGCTCGACATCCTGCGTAAGCTCGGTGTGGAGGAGGCCCAGGGTTTCCTCGTCGGCAAGCCGATGCCGCTGGAGGAATTCGAGCTGGACGAGGAAAACAGTGGGCTGCTGTGCCTTCCCGATCCGAAGCTCAGCGAAAGCTATCTCGATTATCGCGAGCGTCGCGAATCGGCTGTGAAGCGCCGCGGCGGCCGCGCCGCCTAA
- the rpoB gene encoding DNA-directed RNA polymerase subunit beta, whose protein sequence is MATKAKATRTTASGTAKRRIRKIFGDIHEVVDMPNLIEVQRESYEQFLRSDKEAGHVSGLEKTLRSVFPLRDFAGTAELDFVHYELEAPKHDIVECKQRGITYAAPMKVTLRLIVFEVDQETETRSVLDIKEQDVYMGDMPLMTDNGTFIINGTERVIVSQMHRSPGVLFDHDRGKTHSSGKLLFAARIIPYRGSWLDFEFDAKDIVNVRIDRKRKLPVTALLYALGLDAEGILEHFYETVTWKRAKDGWELPFVAENWRNQKPAFPLVDAKTGEEVFAAGTKISPRAANKAAKDGLTTLLLPTEEVFGRYASEDLIDESTGRIYIEAGDEVSAENLEVLDAAGVDSLNLLDIDHVTTGPWIRNTMKVDKAENRDEGLEAIYKVMRPGEPPTKETAEALFEGLFFDGERYDLSAVGRVKLNMRLDLDAEDTVTTLRKEDILAVVKELVDLKDGKGEVDDIDNLGNRRVRSVGELLENQYRVGLLRMERAVKERMSSVDVSTVMPNDLINAKPAVAAVREFFGSSQLSQFMDQTNPLSEVTHKRRVSALGPGGLTRERAGFEVRDVHPTHYGRICPIETPEGPNIGLINSLSTFARVNKYGFIETPYRVVKDNKVTDEVIYLSAMEEQKHTVAQASAELDDKGGFVEELVSARQAGDNLMAPRETITLMDVSPKQLVSVGASLIPFLENDDANRALMGANMQRQAVPLVQAEAPWVGTGMEETVARDSGAAITAKRGGVVDQVDATRIVIRAIGDVEPGQSGVDIYTLQKFQRSNQDTCINQRPLVKVGETIEAGDVIADGPSTDLGELALGRNTLVAFMPWNGYNYEDSILISERIVKDDVFTSIHIEEFEVMARDTKLGPEDITRDIPNVGEEALRNLDEAGIVYIGAEVHPGDILAGKITPKGESPMTPEEKLLRAIFGEKASDVRDTSLRLPPGVAGTVVEVRVFNRHGIEIDDRTRAIQNEEIERLRKDAADERAILNRATYNRLRDMLTGQTASAAPKGVKKGSEITEEVLEGVDKHEWFKFAVADDNRQAQLEAVKSQYDESVKVIDDKFEDRKEKLERGDELAPGVLKMVKVFVAVKRKLQPGDKMAGRHGNKGVISRILPIEDMPFLADGTPVDIVLNPLGVPSRMNVGQIFETHLGMAARNLGMQIGEQLEDWKRANPNASEDYAKAKPPEAVIERLNDVYGDRYAEDLKARSTEEIVELAGNLSRGVPMGTPVFDGAREGDVTTELERAGLDADGQSILFDGRTGEAFDRKVTVGIIYMLKLHHLVDDKIHARSIGPYSLVTQQPLGGKAQFGGQRFGEMEVWALQAYGAAYTLQEILTVKSDDVIGRTKVYEAIVKGDDTFEAGIPESFNVLVKEMRSLGLNVELKSLSDDEDDDGLAIAAE, encoded by the coding sequence ATGGCTACCAAGGCGAAGGCAACCCGCACCACCGCGTCGGGCACTGCGAAGCGGCGTATCCGCAAGATCTTCGGCGACATCCATGAAGTCGTCGACATGCCCAACCTGATCGAGGTCCAGCGCGAGAGCTACGAACAGTTCCTGCGCTCGGACAAGGAAGCGGGTCACGTTTCCGGCCTTGAGAAGACGCTGCGCTCGGTATTCCCGCTGCGCGACTTCGCCGGCACCGCCGAACTCGACTTCGTCCATTACGAACTCGAAGCGCCCAAGCACGACATCGTCGAATGCAAGCAGCGCGGCATCACCTATGCCGCGCCGATGAAGGTCACGCTGCGCCTGATCGTCTTCGAAGTCGACCAGGAAACCGAGACCCGCTCCGTGCTCGATATCAAGGAGCAGGACGTCTACATGGGCGACATGCCGCTGATGACGGACAACGGTACCTTCATCATCAACGGCACCGAGCGCGTTATCGTCTCGCAGATGCACCGTTCGCCGGGTGTGCTGTTCGACCACGATCGCGGCAAGACCCACAGCTCGGGCAAGCTCCTCTTCGCTGCCCGCATCATTCCGTATCGCGGTAGCTGGCTCGACTTCGAATTCGACGCCAAGGACATCGTCAACGTGCGTATCGACCGCAAGCGCAAGCTGCCGGTCACTGCGCTGCTCTATGCTCTCGGCCTCGATGCCGAAGGTATTCTCGAGCACTTCTACGAGACGGTGACCTGGAAGCGTGCCAAGGACGGCTGGGAACTGCCCTTCGTCGCGGAAAACTGGCGCAACCAGAAGCCGGCCTTCCCGCTGGTGGATGCCAAGACCGGTGAAGAAGTCTTCGCCGCTGGCACCAAGATCAGCCCGCGCGCTGCCAACAAGGCAGCCAAGGACGGCCTCACCACCCTGCTGCTCCCGACCGAAGAAGTCTTCGGCCGTTACGCCAGCGAAGACCTGATCGACGAAAGCACCGGCCGCATCTACATCGAAGCGGGCGACGAGGTCTCGGCAGAGAACCTCGAAGTGCTCGACGCTGCCGGCGTCGACAGCCTCAACCTGCTCGACATCGACCACGTCACCACCGGTCCGTGGATCCGCAACACGATGAAGGTCGACAAGGCCGAAAACCGTGATGAAGGTCTGGAAGCGATCTACAAGGTCATGCGTCCGGGCGAGCCGCCGACCAAGGAAACCGCAGAAGCGCTGTTCGAAGGCCTGTTCTTCGATGGCGAGCGTTACGACCTGTCGGCCGTCGGCCGCGTCAAGCTCAACATGCGTCTCGACCTTGATGCCGAAGACACCGTCACCACGCTGCGCAAGGAAGACATCCTCGCCGTGGTCAAGGAACTTGTCGACCTGAAGGACGGCAAGGGCGAAGTCGACGACATCGACAACCTCGGCAACCGCCGTGTCCGCTCGGTCGGTGAGCTGCTGGAAAACCAGTACCGCGTCGGCCTGCTCCGCATGGAACGCGCCGTGAAGGAGCGCATGAGCAGCGTAGACGTGTCGACCGTGATGCCGAACGACCTCATCAACGCGAAGCCCGCCGTGGCTGCCGTGCGCGAGTTCTTCGGTTCCTCGCAGCTCTCGCAGTTCATGGACCAGACCAACCCGCTGTCGGAAGTCACCCACAAGCGCCGCGTTTCGGCGCTTGGCCCGGGCGGTCTTACTCGCGAGCGCGCAGGCTTCGAAGTCCGCGACGTTCACCCGACGCACTATGGCCGCATCTGCCCGATTGAAACGCCGGAAGGCCCGAACATCGGTCTGATCAACTCGCTCTCGACCTTCGCGCGCGTCAACAAGTACGGCTTCATCGAAACGCCGTACCGCGTCGTGAAGGACAACAAGGTCACCGACGAGGTGATCTACCTCTCGGCGATGGAAGAGCAGAAGCACACCGTCGCACAGGCTTCGGCCGAACTCGACGACAAGGGTGGCTTCGTGGAAGAGCTGGTCTCGGCGCGTCAGGCCGGCGACAACCTCATGGCTCCGCGCGAAACCATCACGCTGATGGATGTGAGCCCCAAGCAGCTCGTCTCGGTCGGTGCATCGCTCATTCCGTTCCTGGAAAACGATGACGCCAACCGCGCGCTGATGGGCGCCAACATGCAGCGCCAGGCCGTGCCGCTCGTCCAGGCGGAAGCGCCGTGGGTCGGCACCGGCATGGAAGAAACCGTTGCGCGCGATTCGGGCGCGGCCATCACCGCCAAGCGTGGCGGCGTGGTCGACCAGGTCGACGCGACGCGTATCGTCATCCGTGCGATCGGCGATGTCGAACCCGGCCAGTCGGGCGTCGATATCTACACGCTGCAGAAGTTCCAGCGTTCGAACCAGGACACCTGCATCAACCAGCGTCCGCTGGTGAAGGTGGGCGAGACGATCGAAGCCGGCGACGTGATCGCCGACGGTCCTTCGACCGACCTTGGCGAACTGGCACTGGGCCGTAACACGCTCGTCGCCTTCATGCCCTGGAACGGCTACAACTACGAAGATAGTATCCTCATCTCCGAGCGTATCGTGAAGGACGACGTCTTCACCTCGATCCACATCGAGGAATTCGAAGTCATGGCCCGCGACACCAAGCTCGGCCCCGAAGACATCACCCGCGACATCCCGAACGTCGGCGAGGAAGCCCTGCGCAACCTCGACGAAGCGGGCATCGTCTACATCGGCGCCGAAGTGCACCCGGGCGATATCCTCGCAGGCAAGATCACGCCGAAGGGCGAAAGCCCGATGACGCCGGAAGAAAAGCTCCTGCGCGCCATCTTCGGTGAAAAGGCCAGCGACGTGCGCGACACTTCGCTCCGCCTGCCGCCGGGTGTTGCCGGAACCGTGGTCGAAGTGCGTGTCTTCAACCGTCACGGTATCGAGATCGACGACCGTACGCGTGCGATCCAGAACGAGGAAATCGAACGCCTCCGCAAGGACGCGGCCGACGAACGCGCCATCCTCAACCGTGCGACCTACAACCGCCTGCGCGACATGCTCACCGGCCAGACTGCCTCGGCAGCTCCGAAGGGCGTGAAGAAGGGCAGCGAGATCACCGAAGAGGTGCTCGAGGGCGTCGACAAGCACGAGTGGTTCAAGTTCGCCGTGGCTGACGACAACCGCCAGGCACAGCTCGAAGCGGTCAAGTCGCAGTACGACGAGAGCGTTAAGGTCATCGACGACAAGTTCGAAGACCGTAAGGAAAAGCTCGAGCGTGGTGACGAACTCGCACCGGGCGTGCTCAAGATGGTCAAGGTCTTCGTTGCCGTGAAGCGCAAGCTCCAGCCGGGCGACAAGATGGCCGGCCGTCACGGTAACAAGGGTGTCATCAGCCGTATCCTGCCGATCGAGGACATGCCGTTCCTCGCCGACGGTACGCCGGTCGACATCGTGCTGAACCCGCTGGGCGTGCCTTCGCGCATGAACGTCGGACAAATCTTCGAAACGCATCTCGGCATGGCTGCCCGTAACCTGGGCATGCAGATCGGCGAGCAGCTCGAGGACTGGAAGAGGGCCAACCCGAACGCTTCGGAAGACTACGCGAAGGCGAAGCCGCCCGAAGCCGTGATCGAGCGTCTGAACGACGTCTATGGCGATCGTTACGCGGAAGATCTCAAGGCCCGTTCGACCGAGGAAATCGTGGAACTCGCCGGCAATCTGTCGCGCGGCGTCCCGATGGGTACGCCGGTGTTCGACGGTGCGCGCGAAGGCGACGTGACCACCGAACTGGAGCGTGCCGGCCTCGATGCGGACGGCCAGTCGATCCTCTTCGACGGCCGTACCGGCGAAGCGTTCGACCGCAAGGTGACCGTGGGCATCATCTACATGCTCAAGCTGCACCACCTCGTCGACGACAAGATCCACGCCCGTTCGATCGGTCCGTACTCGCTCGTCACCCAGCAGCCGCTGGGCGGTAAGGCGCAGTTCGGCGGCCAGCGCTTCGGTGAGATGGAGGTCTGGGCACTCCAGGCCTACGGCGCAGCCTACACGCTGCAGGAAATCCTCACCGTGAAGTCGGACGACGTGATCGGCCGTACCAAGGTCTACGAAGCCATCGTCAAGGGCGACGACACGTTCGAGGCAGGCATTCCGGAGAGCTTCAACGTTCTCGTCAAGGAAATGCGCAGCCTGGGTCTGAACGTCGAACTCAAGTCGCTCAGCGACGACGAAGACGACGACGGCCTCGCGATCGCGGCGGAATAG